The genomic window ATTTATCTTTATTAAAAGAATTAAATAAAAAAATTTTTATGCAACATCATGGTTCAGATATAAGAATGTATTCAAGAGCTGTAAAATTAAGTCCTTATGTAAAAGTTAAGAATACAGACGAAGATGAGATAAAGAGAAATTTAGAATTTTTATCTAAACATATAGATAATTGTATTGTAGGTGATTATGAATTAAGAGAATATGTTAAAGATTATTATTCTAATATAAATATTGTACCTATATCAATTGATATATCTAAATTTAAATTTAATCCAAGTAATATAAGTAAAAAAATGATTATAGTTCATGCACCTACATCTCCTGAGATAAAAGGAAGTCAATATGTATTAAGTGCTATGGAGGAAATAAAACTTAAATATCCTTTTGTAGAGTTTAAGTTAGTACAGGGATTAAGTCATGATGAAGCGTTGAAAATTTATAGTGAAGCGGATTTAATCATAGACCAATTATTAATAGGCAATTATGGAGTGCTTGCCATAGAATGTATGGCTATGGGTAAACCCGTTGTTTGTCACATTAGCGATTTTATGAAAGATAAATATCCCAAAGAATTGCCTATAATCTCAGCGAATCCAAGTAATTTAAAAGAAAGATTAGATTATATAATTAAAAATAGAGATATACTAAAACAAATAGGTATTAATAGTAGAAAATATGTAGAAACTTATCATGATTCAGTAAAAAATAGTTCTAAGATATTAAATATATATAAAGAATAAAGTGGGTGATTATATGCAAATAGGAGTAATTGGTGTTGGAAGAATGGGAACAAACCATGTTAGGATTTGTAAAAAACTTAAAAATGCTACTTTGATCGGATGTTGCGATATAATCAAAGAAAAGGCAGATGAGGCTGCTAAAGAATATAATATAAAGCCATTTTATGATTATAAGAAAATGATTTTAGAAGTTGATGCAGTTATAGTGGCTACTCAAACTATTTATCATTATGACATTACAAAATTTTGTATAGAAAATGGTAAACATGTTTTAATAGAGAAGCCGATGACATTAGATGTTTCTGAAGGAAAAGAATTAATAAAACTGGCTAATGAAAAAGGGGTACATCTTTCAGTAGGACATGTTGAGAGATTTAATCCGGTAGTGGAAACATTAAATGAAATATTTGAGCCAAGTAATACAATAGCAATGAGTGTAAAAAGGATGAGTCCAATGGATCATAGAGTTAAAGATATAGATGTTGTATTAGATTTAATGATCCATGATATAGACATAATATTATTCCTTATGAAGGGACACCTTGTAACTAATATTGAAGCTACAGGAAGAATAATTAGAAAAGAATCAATGAATGATAAAAATTGTGATTATGCAGTAGCACATATACAATTTGATAATGGTGTTATAGCTGAACTAACAGCTAGCAGGGTTACAGAAAAAAAAGTTCGAAGTTTAATGGTGAGTGACATGAATCAATTTATTGAATTAGATTATATGAACAAAAAATTAACTATTAATGAGCAATTTAAAGCTGAATTAAATAGTTCATCTAATACCAATAAATTAAGGTATCAACAACAAGCTATTGTACAAGACGTATTATTAAATACAAGCGAATCTTTATTAGAAGAAGATCAAAATTTTGTTGATGCCATAAATAATTTGGATTCTTTAAAAGTTACAGGAGAAGAAGCAGTATTAGCGTTAGATATAGTTAACAAAATAAGAGAAAAAATATATGAGAAGCTAATTATTTAATAAATATTATGTAGGAGTTTATGATATGACTTATTTTAAACATGCAACTGCAGAAGTTAATGCTAAAGCTATTATAGGAATAGATACGAAAATATGGAATAACTCTCAAATTAGAGAAAATTGCAAAATAGGTAATAAATGTATAATAGGAACGAATGTATATTTAGACTTTGATGTTGTTGTCGGAGACAATGTAAAAATACAGAATGGGGTTAATATATATCATGGAGTAGTAATTGAAGATGATGTATTTATAGGACCTAGTGTTACATTTACAAATGATATGTATCCTAGAGCGTTTAATGAAAATTGGCAAGTTACAGGTACTCTAATAAAAATGGGGGCATCTATTGGAGCAAATGCTACTGTAGTATGTGGAATAACTATAGGAGAGTTTTCTATGATAGGGGCTGGAAGTGTTGTTACAAAAAATGTTATGCCATATGAATTATTAATAGGTAATCCAGCTAAAAAAATAGGATATGTATGTAGGTGTGGGAATAAGTTAGATGAGAATTATTATTGTGAAAAATGTGATTTGAACTACGAAATAAAAGATAATATATTGAAATTATCGTAAAATATCTATAGAAAGAGGTATAAAAATTGAAATTAACTTTAAATGATATAAGTGAGATTATTACTATTAGTTTCTATGGACGCAGTGGTTCGCTTTTTCTACAAAGTTTGTTAGATTCTCATCCGAATATTTTGATGCTTCCTGGAGATTATATTAGATTTTATTTTAATTGGTGGGAGTATTTAGAACGAAAATTTGGAAATTGTTTAGATGTGGATTTTATAATTAAAGAATTCGGCAATACTTTTTCTTTTGTATTTGATGCAAGAAAATCTACGAATGCGTTTGAAGGTTGGGATGGAGATTTTGGAGTTAGATTAGGCTTTGATACAATGGGAGAAAATCAAGATGAATTTTTAAAAATCGATAAATCTATTTTTAATAGAGAATTAAAAAATTTATTAGAAGATATTTTTCCTATAAAAAGTGATGATTTTTTTAAAGCTATACATATAGCATATTTTTATGGTATGGGAAGAGTTTATGACAATGAACAAGCACCAAATATAGTTTACCATACGCATGTATCAGATATAGATGGCCCGAAGGAATTATTTAAAGTTTTTAATGAAATCAAGACTATATGTATGATAAGAGAACCTATACAATCTTTAGGTTCATTAATAAATACTTATAGAAGGGCAGGAAATATATCTTTAGATCAAATGTTATATATATTAAATCCATTTTTACATAATGGTGTAACAAAGAGAAAAAAAGAATCTTCTTGTGCTATAAAATTAGAAGATTTACATACAAATTCAAAAAATACATTGAAAAATATATGTAGATTTTTAAATATATCTTGGGATGACAAATTATTAGAAAGCACTTTTGATGGATTAGAGTGGTGGAATGCAAAAGGATCTCAGAAAGTAAATGGATTCAATCCGAATATAGTTAAAAGAAAACATGAAGATTTGTTTACTGAATTTGATAGGGAAAGATTAAAAGCTCTGTTATTTAAAAAATATGATGCTTGGGAATATGGAACTTATAGAAAGGACTATGAAACACTTTATAAAGAATTAGAAGAACCGTTTGAATTTGAAAAGTTTATATTTTATCAAAATGAAGAAGAAAGAAAAAATGGTAGAGAAATAATTAAAAATTTATTTAGACAATATTGGAAAGAAGTAAACACTAATGAAAATATGCCACTGGAAGTAAAATTATTAAAATAAGGTGAGTTTGTATGAGGAAATTTGGAGATGTTTACTGGGTGACGGGGTTATCTGGTGCAGGTAAAACAACTATAGCAAAACTATTGTATGAGAAATTAAAAAAAAATAAGGATAATGTAGTTTTTTTAGATGGAGACATATTAAGAGAAATATTTGGAAATGATTTAGGTTATTCTAGTAGTGATAGGAAAAAGAGTGCTATGAGAAACTCTAGAATATGTAAGGAACTTTCAGAGCAGGGGATAGATGTAGTATGTGCTACTATATCTATGTTTAATGAATGTAGAATTTGGAATAGAGAAAATATAAAGAATTATAAAGAAATTTATATTAAAGTACCCATAGAAATATTAATTCAAAGAGATCAAAAAAAACTTTATAGTAGAGCATTAAAAGGTGAAATTAAAAATGTAATGGGAATAGATATAGATTTTGAAGAACCTAAAAATCCAGATATTGTGATATTAAATGATGGAAGTGTTAAACCTAAAGATATATTAAGTCAGATTATATAGTAGATTAAGGAGTGTTAATATGAAACATGGAGATTTTACTGAATTAGCGAAATTTTATAGTGCTAGACCAGGGTACTCAGAAAGATTGTTAAGAGTATTAGGAAGTTACATAGGATGTTATAAAGAGAATTTTAAATTTGCAGATGTAGGTGCAGGAACAGGTAAGTTAACAGAAAATCTTGTTGATATTGGATTAAAAGGAGTTTGCGTAGAACCTAATGATGCTATGAGAGAAGAGGGAATTAAAGCATTAGAGGAGCATAAATCTTCAGCCATATGGTTAAAGGGAAGTGCAGAGAATACTGGTTTAGAAGATTCATCAGTTGATTGGGTATTTATGGCCTCATCTTTTCACTGGACAGATCATAAGGTAGCATTAAAAGAATTCCATAGAATACTAAAACCAGGTGGATTTTTTACTGCATTGTGGAATCCTAGAGATATTGATAATAGTACAATAAATAAAGAAGTTGAAGATATAATATATAAAAATGTTCCAAATTTAAAAAGAGTTTCTTCAGGTTCTAAAAAAAATATGGATGATGTAGAAGAGAAATTGTTATCAACTGAATATTTCGATGATTTGATATTCTGCGAAGCACCTCATGTAGAGGTTATGGACAAAGAAAGATATTTGCAAGTTTGGCGTTCAGTTAATGATGTACAAGTTCAAGCTGGCCCGGAAAAATTTGAAATAATAATAAAAGAAATAGAAAAGTTAGTAGAAAAGGTTGACGATATAGAAATTCCATATAAAACAAGAGCATGGACAGTGCGTGCAAAGTAGGGTGATATCATATGTATTTTAGTACAAAAGCAGAGACTTTAGAAAACATTTCAAAAATAATTAAATCATCAGAAGTACTACCTCAAATACGTTTTAATGTAAAGGAATGGACAGATAATCCAAGTAGTATAATAGATAAAATGTTAAAAAATAATTGGGAAGATATAGAGTTAATAGTTAGGAGCAGTGCTATAAATGAAGATTCTTCTACTCAATCTTTAGCTGGCCATTTTTTATCTATTCCAAATATAAAAGGTATTGATAACTTAAAAGAAGCAATAAGCAAGGTTATTGCTTCTTTTGTTGATACAAATGAAGAAAATCAAATTTTTATACAACCAATGTTAAAAAATGTAGTAATGAGTGGGGTAGTTTTTAGTAAAGACCCAAATACTTTTGGAAATTATATAGTTATAAATTATGATGATATTACAGGGTCTACATCTTCTGTAACTTCTGGAAGTTCAAATAGTACTAAAGTTTATTATCATTTTAAAGGTTATAGTAAAATAAAAAATAAAAATTTAGAAAAAGTTATAAATTTGGTGTATGAACTAGAGACTATTTTTAAAAGTGATAGTTTAGATATCGAGTTTGCAATTACAGAAAATAATAATATTTATTTACTACAAGTTAGACCTTTATGTATAGGTAATGTTAATGAAAATTCTAAAGCTACATTAGATAATGTAGAAAATTCTTTAATAAGTGAAATTTTACAAAATGTAGAGAGAAAATTTAAAGAGTTAAATATAAGACATCCTTATTTGTATGGGGAAAAAACAGTTTTTGGAGTTATGCCTGATTGGAATCCAGCTGAAATTATAGGTATAAGGCCTAAAAATTTAGCATTATCTTTATATAAGGAAGTTGTTACAGATAATATATGGGCATATCAAAGAGATAATTATGGATATAAAAATTTAAGAAGTTTTCCTTTAATGATTAATTTGGGAGGCTCCCCTTATATTGATGTAAGAGTAAGTTTCAATTCGTTTTTGCCAGCTACATTAGAAAAGGACTTAAGTGAAAAGCTTGTAAACTATTATATCGATAGATTAATCGAAAAACCTAGTTTACATGATAAAGTTGAATTTCAAATAATATTTTCATGCTATACTTTAGACATTGAAGAAAGAATGAAATCTCTTTTAGATTATAAATTTACAAAAGAAGAATGTAATAAAATATGTGATAGTTTAAGAAATTTAACTAATAAAATCATAGATGGTAAAGATGGTCTATGGAAAAAAGATATTAAAAAGATTGAAATATTAGAAGAACGAAGAAAAAGTATAATGGATAGTTCACTAGATAAAGTATCAAAAATTTACTGGCTCTTAGAGGATTGTAAAAGGTATGGTACCCTGCCTTTTGCTGGATTGGCAAGAGCAGGATTTATAGCTGTGCAGATGTTGAAGTCTTTAGTAAATATTGGGGTATTGTCAGAGAAAGATTATGAAAAATTTATTATGGATGTAGACACTATAAGTTCTAAAATGTCAGAGGATTTTCAAAATTCAAGTAAAAATGACTTTATAAAAAAATATGGGCATTTAAGACCTGGAACATATGATATTTTATCTTTTAGATATGATGAAACACCAGACAAGTATTTTGATTGGAACTTTCATAAAACAGGTAAACTAAATAATTCTAAGCAGTTTGTTTTAT from Clostridium sp. MB40-C1 includes these protein-coding regions:
- a CDS encoding glycosyltransferase codes for the protein MSDVIINNRINKIKKMIEELINKGFLEEAKKGISEYENVVNNDIDICSMKAVISIMEGDKAKAKDILNLGLENSPLNSDLLFNMSYLMELNGEEKKALYYFCKAKFFNPNNSIKLEELLSRSISLDNNNLRVVQGTIEIANQMNTITSGLKKINIDAKTLNYYPSYLRYKSDYTLNVKAFNTLNDANIETKKLASRIIVENDVFHFHFGTSLTLDYSDLSLLKELNKKIFMQHHGSDIRMYSRAVKLSPYVKVKNTDEDEIKRNLEFLSKHIDNCIVGDYELREYVKDYYSNINIVPISIDISKFKFNPSNISKKMIIVHAPTSPEIKGSQYVLSAMEEIKLKYPFVEFKLVQGLSHDEALKIYSEADLIIDQLLIGNYGVLAIECMAMGKPVVCHISDFMKDKYPKELPIISANPSNLKERLDYIIKNRDILKQIGINSRKYVETYHDSVKNSSKILNIYKE
- a CDS encoding Gfo/Idh/MocA family protein; protein product: MQIGVIGVGRMGTNHVRICKKLKNATLIGCCDIIKEKADEAAKEYNIKPFYDYKKMILEVDAVIVATQTIYHYDITKFCIENGKHVLIEKPMTLDVSEGKELIKLANEKGVHLSVGHVERFNPVVETLNEIFEPSNTIAMSVKRMSPMDHRVKDIDVVLDLMIHDIDIILFLMKGHLVTNIEATGRIIRKESMNDKNCDYAVAHIQFDNGVIAELTASRVTEKKVRSLMVSDMNQFIELDYMNKKLTINEQFKAELNSSSNTNKLRYQQQAIVQDVLLNTSESLLEEDQNFVDAINNLDSLKVTGEEAVLALDIVNKIREKIYEKLII
- a CDS encoding acyltransferase, whose protein sequence is MTYFKHATAEVNAKAIIGIDTKIWNNSQIRENCKIGNKCIIGTNVYLDFDVVVGDNVKIQNGVNIYHGVVIEDDVFIGPSVTFTNDMYPRAFNENWQVTGTLIKMGASIGANATVVCGITIGEFSMIGAGSVVTKNVMPYELLIGNPAKKIGYVCRCGNKLDENYYCEKCDLNYEIKDNILKLS
- the cysC gene encoding adenylyl-sulfate kinase, which produces MRKFGDVYWVTGLSGAGKTTIAKLLYEKLKKNKDNVVFLDGDILREIFGNDLGYSSSDRKKSAMRNSRICKELSEQGIDVVCATISMFNECRIWNRENIKNYKEIYIKVPIEILIQRDQKKLYSRALKGEIKNVMGIDIDFEEPKNPDIVILNDGSVKPKDILSQII
- a CDS encoding class I SAM-dependent methyltransferase, producing MKHGDFTELAKFYSARPGYSERLLRVLGSYIGCYKENFKFADVGAGTGKLTENLVDIGLKGVCVEPNDAMREEGIKALEEHKSSAIWLKGSAENTGLEDSSVDWVFMASSFHWTDHKVALKEFHRILKPGGFFTALWNPRDIDNSTINKEVEDIIYKNVPNLKRVSSGSKKNMDDVEEKLLSTEYFDDLIFCEAPHVEVMDKERYLQVWRSVNDVQVQAGPEKFEIIIKEIEKLVEKVDDIEIPYKTRAWTVRAK
- a CDS encoding PEP/pyruvate-binding domain-containing protein; its protein translation is MYFSTKAETLENISKIIKSSEVLPQIRFNVKEWTDNPSSIIDKMLKNNWEDIELIVRSSAINEDSSTQSLAGHFLSIPNIKGIDNLKEAISKVIASFVDTNEENQIFIQPMLKNVVMSGVVFSKDPNTFGNYIVINYDDITGSTSSVTSGSSNSTKVYYHFKGYSKIKNKNLEKVINLVYELETIFKSDSLDIEFAITENNNIYLLQVRPLCIGNVNENSKATLDNVENSLISEILQNVERKFKELNIRHPYLYGEKTVFGVMPDWNPAEIIGIRPKNLALSLYKEVVTDNIWAYQRDNYGYKNLRSFPLMINLGGSPYIDVRVSFNSFLPATLEKDLSEKLVNYYIDRLIEKPSLHDKVEFQIIFSCYTLDIEERMKSLLDYKFTKEECNKICDSLRNLTNKIIDGKDGLWKKDIKKIEILEERRKSIMDSSLDKVSKIYWLLEDCKRYGTLPFAGLARAGFIAVQMLKSLVNIGVLSEKDYEKFIMDVDTISSKMSEDFQNSSKNDFIKKYGHLRPGTYDILSFRYDETPDKYFDWNFHKTGKLNNSKQFVLSLEQLNRIKELLEKHDLVQDVLGIFHFIKIAIEGREYSKFVFTKSLSDAMSLFKQLGEENGFSVEDCAYADINIIKQLYASSENVKKILKDSILQGKSSYRITKQMILPPLIINEQDIWSFSQPSFEPNFITLKDVIAEVAFADNSKELNNKILFMPSADPGYDWIFSHSISGFVTMYGGMNSHMAIRAGELGIPAVIGAGEVLYNKWKNAKLLCIDCSNKKVEILK